A window of Streptomyces armeniacus contains these coding sequences:
- a CDS encoding trp operon leader peptide, whose protein sequence is MFAQTTRNWWWPAHPAAH, encoded by the coding sequence ATGTTCGCGCAGACGACCCGTAACTGGTGGTGGCCGGCTCATCCGGCGGCCCACTGA
- a CDS encoding hemerythrin domain-containing protein codes for MERVDALPRGDSSRRAYADAATVELVCHSVLETTYLHPAVRARVADADTIVARGADAHARIEALLEEWESRALDDPGFDRILDQLLQKVRRRLANQEEHLFHRLRNAYPAGTLNELGTAIRQARKQCMAQAYPSTPDVPAAPGLPASDDGLVSRTLTLFTELRPVRAERGRMS; via the coding sequence TTGGAACGCGTCGACGCCCTGCCACGCGGCGACAGCTCGCGCAGGGCGTACGCGGACGCCGCGACCGTCGAGCTGGTCTGCCACAGCGTGCTGGAGACGACGTACCTCCATCCCGCCGTACGCGCGCGGGTGGCCGACGCGGACACGATCGTCGCCCGGGGTGCCGACGCCCACGCCCGGATCGAGGCGCTGCTGGAGGAGTGGGAAAGCCGTGCCCTGGACGATCCCGGGTTCGACCGCATCCTGGACCAGCTCCTGCAGAAGGTGCGCCGCAGGCTGGCGAACCAGGAGGAACACCTCTTCCACCGGCTCCGCAACGCCTACCCCGCGGGAACCCTCAACGAACTGGGCACCGCGATCCGCCAGGCCCGGAAGCAGTGCATGGCGCAGGCGTACCCGTCCACGCCGGACGTCCCGGCGGCGCCCGGCCTCCCGGCATCCGACGACGGGCTTGTCAGCCGCACCCTCACGCTGTTCACCGAGCTGAGGCCCGTACGGGCGGAGCGGGGCCGGATGAGCTGA
- a CDS encoding lytic polysaccharide monooxygenase auxiliary activity family 9 protein yields the protein MRKRLLTVLAATGLAGASVFVTTGPAQAHGYVSDPTSRQAFCGNGTVSDCGPIQHEPQSVEGPIGFPEAGPEDGQICAGGNEAFAPLDDPRGGAWPTTKLTAGAEHTFTWTHTARHATVDYRYYVTKDGWDPGSELTRADLEPEPFLTVPMDGELPDMKESHAGKLPDKSGRHLILAVWNNVDTPTAWYACSDVEF from the coding sequence ATGCGCAAGAGACTCCTCACGGTACTGGCCGCCACAGGTCTCGCAGGCGCGAGCGTCTTCGTCACCACCGGCCCCGCACAGGCCCACGGTTACGTCTCCGACCCCACCAGCCGCCAGGCGTTCTGCGGCAACGGCACCGTGTCCGACTGCGGTCCCATCCAGCACGAGCCGCAGAGCGTCGAGGGTCCCATCGGATTCCCGGAGGCGGGCCCCGAGGACGGGCAGATCTGCGCGGGCGGCAACGAGGCCTTCGCGCCCCTCGACGACCCGCGCGGCGGCGCGTGGCCCACCACCAAACTGACCGCGGGCGCCGAGCACACCTTCACCTGGACGCACACGGCGCGCCACGCGACCGTCGACTACCGGTACTACGTCACCAAGGACGGCTGGGATCCGGGCTCCGAACTCACCCGCGCTGACCTGGAGCCGGAGCCGTTCCTGACGGTGCCGATGGACGGGGAGCTCCCGGACATGAAGGAGAGCCACGCCGGGAAGCTGCCGGACAAGTCCGGGCGCCATCTGATCCTGGCCGTGTGGAACAACGTGGACACTCCCACCGCCTGGTACGCCTGCTCCGACGTGGAGTTCTAG
- a CDS encoding glycosyltransferase family 4 protein translates to MHKTLIVTNDFPPRPGGIQAFLHSMALRLDPARVVVYASTWKRTREGRAATARFDAEQPFPVVRDPATMLLPTPRVTRRAAGLLREHGCGAVWFGAAAPLGLMAPALRRAGAERLVATSHGHEAGWAQLPASRQLLRRIGEGTDTVTYLGEYTRSRIVDALSDDAAARMVQLPPGVDEKTFHPGSGGDAVRERLGLRDRPVVVCVSRLVPRKGQDTLIEAMPRILDAVPDAVLLIVGGGPYRAGLEKLAVATGVSDAVRFTGPVPWEELPAHHGAGDVFAMPCRTRRGGLDVEGLGIVYLEASATGLPVVAGDSGGAPDAVLDGETGWVVRGGSPGDAADRVITLLRDPELRHRMGARGRAWVEEKWRWDLLAERLKELL, encoded by the coding sequence ATGCACAAGACCCTGATCGTCACGAACGACTTCCCGCCCCGCCCCGGCGGCATCCAGGCCTTCCTGCACAGCATGGCGCTGCGGCTCGACCCGGCGCGCGTGGTCGTCTACGCGTCCACCTGGAAGCGCACCCGGGAGGGCCGCGCGGCCACCGCGCGGTTCGACGCGGAGCAGCCGTTCCCGGTCGTACGGGACCCCGCGACGATGCTGCTGCCCACGCCCCGCGTCACCCGGCGCGCCGCCGGGCTGCTGCGGGAGCACGGGTGCGGCGCGGTGTGGTTCGGGGCTGCGGCGCCGCTCGGGCTGATGGCACCGGCGCTGCGCAGGGCCGGCGCGGAACGGCTGGTGGCGACGTCGCACGGGCACGAGGCGGGCTGGGCGCAGCTGCCCGCGTCCCGGCAGCTGCTGCGGCGGATCGGCGAGGGCACGGACACCGTGACGTACCTCGGGGAGTACACCCGCAGCCGCATCGTGGACGCGCTCAGCGACGACGCCGCCGCGCGGATGGTCCAACTCCCGCCGGGTGTCGACGAGAAGACGTTCCACCCCGGCTCCGGCGGCGACGCCGTACGGGAGCGGCTGGGGTTGCGGGACCGGCCCGTGGTGGTCTGCGTGTCCCGGCTGGTGCCGCGCAAGGGGCAGGACACGCTGATCGAGGCGATGCCGCGGATCCTCGACGCGGTGCCCGACGCGGTGCTGCTGATCGTCGGCGGCGGTCCGTACCGCGCCGGCCTGGAGAAGCTGGCGGTCGCGACGGGCGTCTCCGACGCCGTGCGCTTCACCGGGCCCGTGCCCTGGGAGGAGCTGCCCGCGCACCACGGCGCTGGCGACGTGTTCGCGATGCCGTGCCGCACCCGCAGGGGCGGCCTGGACGTCGAGGGCCTCGGCATCGTCTATCTGGAGGCGTCCGCCACCGGGCTGCCCGTCGTCGCGGGCGACTCCGGCGGAGCGCCGGACGCCGTCCTGGACGGCGAGACGGGCTGGGTCGTACGGGGCGGCTCGCCTGGCGACGCCGCCGACCGCGTGATCACGCTGCTCCGCGACCCGGAGCTGCGGCACCGCATGGGGGCGCGGGGGCGTGCCTGGGTCGAGGAGAAGTGGCGCTGGGACCTGCTGGCGGAACGGCTGAAGGAGCTGCTGTAG
- a CDS encoding chorismate-binding protein, with amino-acid sequence MSDAPSAPHSHPHPHEPSSPRQPFSLDELLRPGAPPFALLRRRTPGRDHATVELLTGPVREVRTLAELPVPAAGALALVPYRQIAERGFAAHDDGAPLSVLVPDEVRELPLDALLDALPRHPVEVSDGAFDIGDSAYEDIVRQVVRDEIGTGEGANFVIRRDFEGVVHGFSRADALALFRRLLSGEQGAYWTFVVHTGDRVLVGASPEVHVRMSGGTVVMNPISGTYRYPPEGPTADGLLEFLGDRKETEELSMVVDEELKMMSVIGDRGGVVVGPRLKEMAHLAHTEYELRGQSTLDVRDVLRETMFAATVTGSPVENACRVIRRHEPRGRGYYAGALALLGRSADGRTQTLDSPILIRTADVDAATGRLRVPVGATLVRASDPAAEVAETHAKAAGVLTALGVRGAPVRRRGARPRLAADPRVQAALESRRAGLAPFWLRMQSPAEEPHGHAYVVDGEDTFTSMLAHLLRVCGFEVTVRRYDLPGVREAALAHRGPVVLGPGPGDPRDTADPKMRFLRGLARDCLCYTLHIGRCRRRPQCRSRWALKNRHQPRA; translated from the coding sequence ATGTCCGACGCACCCTCCGCCCCGCACTCTCACCCGCATCCGCACGAACCGTCCAGTCCCCGGCAGCCGTTCAGCCTCGACGAGCTGCTGCGGCCCGGCGCCCCGCCGTTCGCCCTGCTGCGGCGCCGTACGCCCGGCCGCGACCACGCCACCGTCGAGCTGCTGACCGGGCCCGTACGGGAGGTACGTACGCTCGCCGAGCTGCCCGTACCCGCCGCGGGCGCGCTCGCCCTCGTGCCGTACCGGCAGATCGCCGAACGCGGCTTCGCCGCACACGACGACGGCGCCCCGCTGTCCGTCCTCGTCCCCGACGAGGTGCGCGAACTGCCCCTCGACGCACTGCTGGACGCCCTGCCGCGGCATCCGGTCGAGGTGTCGGACGGCGCCTTCGACATCGGCGACAGCGCGTACGAGGACATCGTGCGGCAGGTCGTACGGGACGAGATCGGCACCGGCGAGGGCGCCAACTTCGTGATCCGGCGCGACTTCGAGGGCGTCGTCCACGGCTTCTCCCGCGCCGACGCGCTCGCGCTGTTCCGGCGGCTGCTCAGCGGGGAGCAGGGCGCGTACTGGACGTTCGTCGTGCACACCGGGGACCGCGTGCTGGTGGGCGCCAGCCCGGAGGTGCACGTGCGGATGAGCGGCGGCACCGTCGTCATGAACCCCATCAGCGGCACCTACCGCTACCCGCCGGAGGGCCCCACGGCGGACGGCCTGCTGGAGTTCCTCGGCGACCGGAAGGAGACCGAGGAGCTGTCCATGGTCGTGGACGAGGAGCTCAAGATGATGAGCGTCATCGGCGACCGCGGCGGCGTCGTCGTCGGGCCCCGGCTCAAGGAGATGGCGCACCTCGCGCACACCGAGTACGAGCTGCGCGGCCAGAGCACGCTGGACGTGCGCGACGTACTGCGCGAGACCATGTTCGCGGCCACCGTCACCGGCTCCCCGGTCGAGAACGCCTGCCGCGTCATCCGCCGCCACGAGCCGCGCGGCCGCGGCTACTACGCGGGCGCGCTGGCCCTCCTCGGGCGCTCCGCGGACGGCCGTACACAGACCCTCGACTCACCGATCCTCATCAGGACGGCCGACGTCGACGCCGCCACCGGCAGGCTGCGCGTTCCCGTCGGGGCCACGCTCGTACGGGCCTCCGACCCGGCCGCCGAGGTCGCCGAGACCCACGCCAAGGCCGCGGGCGTACTGACCGCGCTGGGTGTGCGCGGGGCGCCCGTACGCAGGCGGGGCGCGCGGCCGCGGCTCGCCGCCGACCCGCGGGTGCAGGCGGCACTGGAGTCGCGGCGGGCGGGGCTGGCGCCGTTCTGGCTGCGGATGCAGAGCCCGGCGGAGGAACCGCACGGGCACGCGTACGTGGTGGACGGCGAGGACACGTTCACATCGATGCTCGCGCACCTGCTGCGGGTGTGCGGCTTCGAGGTGACCGTACGCCGCTACGACCTGCCGGGCGTACGGGAGGCCGCGCTGGCCCACCGGGGGCCGGTCGTGCTGGGGCCGGGGCCTGGCGACCCGCGAGACACGGCCGACCCGAAGATGCGCTTCCTGCGCGGGCTGGCGCGCGACTGTCTCTGCTACACATTACACATCGGACGCTGCCGACGAAGGCCTCAGTGTAGATCGCGGTGGGCGCTTAAAAACAGACACCAACCTCGCGCATGA
- a CDS encoding Fpg/Nei family DNA glycosylase encodes MPELPDVEAYRRVLASCARGRRIERVEVYDAGVLRDVSGRRLRRELKGRRFREPERHGKWLLARTDGPTVLLHFGMTGRLDCHDADDPPHPHDRVAFTVTGGSQLRYRDQRKLKGLWLADDDGVARTLESQGPDAATVGRAEFDAVLDGRRGGIKSLLTNQSALAGLGNLLADEVLWRSGLAPTRRAGELSGAERQRLYGDMRRVLRSAVRAGRVPSRPSWLTGHRDDTDPACPRCGGPLRRGRVAGRGTVWCPRCQSVASGLSA; translated from the coding sequence GTGCCTGAACTGCCCGACGTGGAGGCGTACCGGCGGGTCCTCGCCTCGTGCGCGCGTGGCAGACGGATCGAGCGGGTCGAGGTGTACGACGCCGGTGTCCTGCGGGACGTGAGCGGGCGGCGGCTGCGGCGCGAGCTGAAAGGGCGGCGCTTCCGCGAGCCCGAACGGCACGGGAAGTGGCTGCTCGCGCGCACCGACGGCCCCACCGTACTGCTGCACTTCGGGATGACCGGCCGGCTCGACTGCCACGACGCCGACGACCCGCCGCACCCGCACGACCGCGTCGCGTTCACCGTGACCGGCGGCAGCCAGCTCCGCTACCGGGACCAGCGCAAGCTCAAGGGCCTCTGGCTCGCCGACGACGACGGCGTGGCGCGCACCCTGGAGAGCCAGGGCCCCGACGCGGCCACGGTCGGCCGTGCCGAGTTCGACGCGGTGCTCGACGGCCGGCGCGGTGGCATCAAGTCGCTGCTGACGAACCAGTCCGCCCTGGCGGGGCTCGGCAACCTGCTGGCCGACGAGGTGCTGTGGCGCTCCGGGCTGGCCCCCACACGCCGGGCCGGCGAGCTGTCCGGCGCGGAACGGCAGCGGCTGTACGGGGACATGCGGCGCGTCCTGCGCTCCGCCGTACGGGCAGGCCGCGTACCGTCCCGCCCGTCCTGGCTCACGGGCCACCGCGACGACACCGATCCTGCCTGCCCGCGGTGCGGCGGGCCGCTCCGCCGGGGCCGCGTCGCGGGCCGCGGCACGGTCTGGTGCCCGCGGTGCCAGTCCGTGGCTTCAGGGCTTTCCGCCTGA
- a CDS encoding excalibur calcium-binding domain-containing protein, with product MKLLSKSTAVVLGALALAVVPATAASATEPFKNCTAAYKAGYSHIPESDPHYGPHLDRDKDGIGCDAPPKDFVAKDPAKDKDEPEAPADEGSENTDGDDAAAAPATSTEDKELAETGGDDTTAYLTAGGAAVLLAGGGLVVVNRRRRSSN from the coding sequence GTGAAGCTGCTGAGTAAGTCCACCGCCGTCGTCCTCGGTGCCCTGGCCCTGGCCGTCGTGCCCGCCACCGCCGCCTCGGCGACCGAACCGTTCAAGAACTGCACCGCCGCGTACAAGGCCGGTTACTCGCACATCCCCGAGAGCGACCCGCACTACGGCCCGCACCTCGACCGCGACAAGGACGGAATCGGCTGCGACGCGCCGCCGAAGGACTTCGTGGCGAAGGATCCGGCGAAGGACAAGGACGAACCCGAAGCGCCCGCGGACGAGGGCAGCGAGAACACCGACGGCGATGACGCGGCCGCGGCCCCGGCCACCTCCACGGAGGACAAGGAGCTGGCGGAGACCGGCGGCGACGACACCACGGCCTACCTCACGGCCGGTGGCGCGGCCGTGCTCCTGGCCGGTGGCGGCCTGGTCGTCGTGAACCGCAGGCGCCGCTCTTCCAACTGA